In Streptomyces dangxiongensis, one DNA window encodes the following:
- a CDS encoding M23 family metallopeptidase yields MNDRHPSGTMTTPAPASDAPTAHYAPYGAQEVPYDDLTTYGAYDTTGFTSGSTGTAAFDTDPLFGSFPGSEQTPGAYDTAQWPPAGGHSPDYDPYAAQQHAGYDSGVHDTTAWTFPTQATGNDVSGQWDTGAWHQSGRPGSADPAQQWDWGTQTFDTGAYDATQWNSAGQTGTPDLEQDGEPFDQQATATFEAVGDAQAEAFERASYEDTAHDEQPSGADEPGSTGELPAVTGLLDGQEETGPAPQTRAGARGAARSRRRTPAKRSALLTVAVPSACVMGVAGIAAASVGALGDSSEDTTASAPDVQVVKPSIANSKLDTQLRTLSDGAHDFADRASRTQERIDLVAQQALEKKKAAAEAALKERLRPKFVLPVAQRGLSAYFGQAGVNWMSVHTGIDFPVSYGTTVMAATDGTVTTQWNSAYGNMLILTSKDGTQTWYCHLSSYRVASGTTVKAGEPIAYSGNSGNSTGPHLHFEVRPAGGAAIDPLPWLRSHGLDPT; encoded by the coding sequence GTGAACGATCGTCACCCGTCGGGGACCATGACCACCCCGGCCCCGGCTTCCGACGCCCCCACCGCGCACTACGCGCCGTACGGGGCACAGGAAGTCCCCTACGACGACCTCACCACGTACGGCGCCTATGACACCACCGGTTTCACGAGTGGTTCCACGGGCACCGCGGCCTTCGACACCGACCCGCTCTTCGGCAGTTTTCCGGGCAGCGAGCAGACCCCCGGCGCGTACGACACGGCCCAGTGGCCGCCGGCCGGCGGCCACTCCCCCGACTACGACCCCTACGCGGCCCAGCAGCACGCCGGTTACGACTCCGGCGTCCATGACACCACCGCCTGGACGTTCCCCACGCAGGCCACCGGCAACGACGTCAGCGGCCAGTGGGACACGGGCGCCTGGCACCAGTCCGGCCGGCCCGGCAGCGCCGACCCCGCGCAGCAGTGGGACTGGGGCACCCAGACCTTCGACACGGGCGCGTACGACGCCACGCAGTGGAACTCCGCGGGGCAGACCGGGACGCCGGACCTCGAACAGGACGGCGAACCGTTCGACCAGCAGGCCACCGCCACGTTCGAGGCGGTCGGCGACGCGCAGGCCGAGGCCTTCGAGCGGGCGTCGTACGAGGACACCGCCCACGACGAACAGCCTTCCGGTGCCGACGAGCCGGGCTCCACCGGCGAACTGCCCGCCGTGACCGGCCTGTTGGACGGTCAGGAGGAGACCGGCCCGGCGCCGCAGACCCGCGCGGGCGCACGCGGCGCGGCACGCTCCCGGCGCCGTACGCCCGCCAAGCGCTCCGCGCTGCTGACCGTCGCCGTGCCCTCGGCCTGCGTGATGGGGGTCGCCGGAATCGCCGCGGCCTCGGTCGGCGCGCTCGGCGACAGCTCCGAGGACACCACCGCCTCCGCCCCGGACGTGCAGGTGGTCAAGCCGTCGATCGCCAACAGCAAGCTGGACACCCAGCTCAGGACGCTCTCCGACGGCGCCCACGACTTCGCCGACCGGGCGAGCCGCACCCAGGAGCGGATCGACCTCGTCGCACAGCAGGCGCTGGAGAAGAAGAAGGCCGCGGCGGAGGCCGCGCTCAAGGAGCGGCTGCGCCCCAAGTTCGTGCTGCCGGTCGCCCAGCGCGGACTCAGCGCGTACTTCGGCCAGGCGGGCGTGAACTGGATGTCGGTGCACACCGGCATCGACTTCCCGGTCTCGTACGGCACCACGGTGATGGCCGCCACCGACGGCACGGTCACCACCCAGTGGAACAGCGCCTACGGCAACATGCTGATCCTGACGTCGAAGGACGGCACGCAGACCTGGTACTGCCACCTGTCCAGCTACCGCGTCGCCTCCGGTACGACCGTCAAGGCCGGCGAGCCGATCGCCTACTCCGGCAACTCCGGCAACTCCACGGGTCCGCACCTCCACTTCGAGGTGCGTCCGGCGGGCGGGGCGGCCATAGACCCGTTGCCGTGGCTGCGAAGCCACGGGCTCGATCCGACGTAG
- the pcrA gene encoding DNA helicase PcrA translates to MSSLFDDSFLADLQPPRGHDEELPPPPEHDHTPEPLPDDLFGGKFDAPPDRDAHYRDGAPRPVIDAATLLAGLNANQRAAVVHAGSPLLIVAGAGSGKTRVLTHRIAHLLAERSVHPGQILAITFTNKAAGEMRERVEQLVGPRANAMWVMTFHSACVRILRRESKKLGFTSSFSIYDAADSKRLMALVCRDLDLDPKRYPPKSFSAKISNLKNELIDEEDFAARAADGFEKTLAQAYTLYQSRLREANALDFDDLIMTTVNLLRAFPDVAEHYRRRFRHVLVDEYQDTNHAQYALVRELVGTGERAAEDVDVPPGDGDLPPAELCVVGDADQSIYAFRGATIRNILQFEEDYPNATTILLEQNYRSTQTILSAANAVIERNESRRPKNLWTNAGHGARITGYVADTEHDEAQFVADEIDRLTDAGEARAGDVAVFYRTNAQSRVFEEVFIRVGLPYKVVGGVRFYERKEVRDVLAYLRVLANPEDSVPLRRILNVPKRGIGDRAEAMVDALAQREKISFPQALKRVDEAYGMAARSTNAVKRFNTLMEDLRTIVESGAGPATVLEAVLERTGYLAELQASTDPQDETRIENLQELAAVALEFEQERGEGETGTLADFLEQVALVADSDQIPDEEGGDGVITLMTLHTAKGLEFPVVFLTGMEDGVFPHMRALGEAKELEEERRLAYVGITRARERLYLTRSALRSAWGQPSYNPPSRFLEEIPAAHLEWKRTGAAAPVSSGPASGIAASLSSSRSRSSASGAAGFATRRTAEKPVVALAVGDRVTHDQFGLGTVVGVKGTGANAEATVDFGDTKPKRLLLRYAPVEKL, encoded by the coding sequence ATGAGCAGCCTCTTTGACGACAGCTTCCTGGCGGACCTCCAGCCCCCGCGCGGGCACGACGAGGAGCTTCCGCCGCCGCCCGAGCACGACCACACCCCGGAACCGCTTCCGGACGATCTGTTCGGCGGGAAGTTCGACGCGCCGCCGGACCGGGACGCCCACTACCGCGACGGCGCCCCCCGCCCCGTGATCGACGCGGCGACACTCCTGGCGGGGCTGAACGCGAACCAGCGCGCCGCGGTCGTGCACGCCGGCTCTCCGCTGCTCATCGTCGCCGGCGCCGGCTCCGGCAAGACCCGTGTGCTCACCCACCGCATCGCCCACCTGCTCGCCGAGCGGAGCGTCCACCCGGGTCAGATCCTCGCGATCACCTTCACCAACAAGGCCGCCGGCGAGATGAGGGAGCGTGTCGAGCAGCTCGTCGGCCCGCGCGCCAACGCGATGTGGGTGATGACGTTCCACAGCGCGTGCGTGCGCATCCTCCGCCGCGAGTCGAAGAAGCTCGGTTTCACCTCGTCGTTCTCGATCTACGACGCGGCCGACAGCAAGCGCCTGATGGCCCTGGTCTGCCGTGACCTGGACCTCGACCCCAAGCGCTACCCGCCCAAGTCCTTCAGCGCGAAGATCAGCAACCTCAAGAACGAGCTGATCGACGAGGAGGATTTCGCCGCCCGGGCCGCCGACGGCTTCGAGAAGACCCTCGCCCAGGCGTACACGCTCTACCAGTCGCGGCTGCGCGAGGCGAACGCCCTCGACTTCGACGACCTGATCATGACGACGGTCAACCTGCTGCGCGCCTTCCCGGACGTCGCCGAGCACTACCGCCGCCGTTTCCGGCACGTCCTGGTCGACGAGTACCAGGACACCAACCACGCCCAGTACGCCCTGGTGCGCGAGCTGGTCGGGACGGGCGAGCGTGCCGCCGAGGACGTCGACGTACCGCCCGGCGACGGTGACCTGCCGCCCGCCGAACTGTGTGTCGTGGGCGACGCCGACCAGTCGATCTACGCCTTCCGGGGCGCGACGATCCGCAACATCCTCCAGTTCGAGGAGGACTACCCGAACGCGACGACGATCCTGCTGGAGCAGAACTACCGCTCCACGCAGACGATCCTGTCCGCCGCCAACGCGGTCATCGAGCGCAACGAGTCCCGCCGCCCGAAGAACCTGTGGACCAACGCCGGCCACGGCGCCCGGATCACCGGTTACGTCGCCGACACCGAGCACGACGAGGCCCAGTTCGTCGCGGACGAGATAGACCGGCTCACCGACGCGGGGGAGGCACGCGCCGGGGACGTCGCTGTCTTCTACCGCACGAACGCCCAGTCCCGTGTCTTCGAAGAGGTCTTCATCCGCGTCGGCCTGCCGTACAAGGTCGTCGGCGGCGTCCGCTTCTACGAGCGCAAGGAGGTCCGGGACGTCCTGGCCTACCTGCGCGTTCTCGCCAACCCCGAGGACTCGGTGCCGCTGCGCCGCATCCTCAACGTGCCCAAGCGGGGTATCGGCGACCGCGCGGAGGCCATGGTCGACGCCCTCGCCCAGCGCGAGAAGATCAGCTTTCCGCAGGCCCTGAAGCGCGTCGACGAGGCGTACGGCATGGCCGCGCGGTCGACGAATGCCGTGAAGCGGTTCAACACGCTGATGGAGGACCTGCGCACGATCGTCGAATCCGGTGCCGGACCGGCGACCGTCCTGGAAGCCGTGCTCGAACGCACCGGGTATCTGGCCGAGTTGCAGGCCTCCACCGACCCGCAGGACGAGACCCGCATCGAGAACCTCCAGGAACTCGCGGCCGTGGCACTTGAGTTCGAACAGGAGCGCGGCGAGGGAGAGACCGGCACGCTCGCAGACTTCCTGGAGCAGGTCGCCCTGGTCGCCGACTCCGACCAGATCCCCGACGAGGAGGGCGGCGACGGTGTCATCACGCTGATGACGCTGCACACCGCCAAGGGCCTGGAGTTCCCGGTCGTGTTCCTGACCGGCATGGAGGACGGCGTCTTCCCGCACATGCGCGCCCTCGGGGAGGCCAAGGAGCTGGAGGAGGAGCGGCGTCTGGCCTACGTCGGCATCACCCGCGCCCGGGAGCGGCTGTACCTCACGCGGTCGGCGCTGCGCAGCGCCTGGGGCCAGCCCTCGTACAACCCGCCCTCCCGCTTCCTGGAGGAGATCCCGGCCGCCCACCTGGAGTGGAAGCGGACAGGGGCTGCGGCACCGGTGTCGTCCGGACCGGCGTCCGGGATCGCGGCCTCGCTGTCCTCGTCCCGCTCCCGGTCCTCGGCGTCGGGTGCGGCCGGGTTCGCCACGCGGCGCACGGCCGAGAAGCCGGTGGTCGCGCTGGCCGTCGGGGACCGGGTCACCCACGACCAGTTCGGGCTGGGCACGGTCGTCGGGGTGAAGGGCACGGGTGCGAACGCGGAGGCCACGGTCGACTTCGGTGACACCAAGCCGAAGCGGCTGCTGCTGCGGTACGCGCCGGTGGAGAAGCTGTAG
- a CDS encoding NlpC/P60 family protein: MASHRKPRPGGTPGAGIRTPALATAALSSLAVLSQTAEAVPEAGHGRPSPEEVERKIDDLYRRAESATGTAGVAEAPAGAPRRQADSLQRLRDEVARRAARARAVPATRGATHARPGTAAPAQRRTAPAPDAATLPPTRGGDAVAPMGSVGAAAPAEGRDVVAPRWGGGAVAPALVDDVTTPAPTAPTGGAATPGRGAPVAPPRHTAGPDRSTPVIPPRHAGGQDRGAPVIPLVDAVVSPGNARPEVVARDPRDPKAVKAAVQRKLAHARVVLARRTAPGSAPSGADAAKAGKAVAFARAQLGKPCVWGAAGPGSYDCSGLTQAAWKSAGVTLPRTARDQAAAGTTVPPADARPGDLVLFHDDRRHVGLCTGDGMMIHAPRPGAYVREEPMSSAGESAVHSVVRPV, from the coding sequence TTGGCGTCGCACCGCAAGCCGCGCCCCGGCGGAACCCCCGGAGCGGGCATCCGCACCCCCGCTCTCGCCACCGCCGCCCTCTCCTCCCTCGCCGTGCTCTCCCAGACCGCGGAGGCCGTTCCCGAGGCCGGTCACGGCAGGCCGAGCCCGGAGGAGGTCGAGCGGAAGATCGACGACCTCTACCGCCGGGCGGAGTCCGCGACCGGGACGGCCGGAGTGGCCGAGGCGCCGGCCGGCGCCCCACGGCGGCAGGCCGACAGCCTCCAGCGACTGCGTGACGAGGTCGCCCGGCGCGCGGCCCGGGCCCGCGCCGTCCCGGCCACCCGCGGCGCCACCCACGCCCGCCCCGGCACGGCCGCCCCCGCCCAGCGCCGCACCGCCCCCGCCCCTGACGCGGCCACCCTCCCGCCCACGCGGGGCGGGGACGCCGTGGCGCCCATGGGGAGCGTGGGCGCCGCAGCACCGGCGGAGGGCCGGGACGTCGTAGCACCCCGCTGGGGTGGGGGCGCCGTGGCACCGGCCCTGGTAGACGACGTCACGACGCCCGCACCGACGGCCCCGACCGGAGGCGCCGCGACGCCGGGTCGGGGCGCGCCCGTCGCACCCCCCAGGCACACGGCGGGACCGGACCGAAGCACACCCGTCATACCGCCCAGGCACGCCGGGGGGCAGGACCGGGGCGCACCCGTCATACCGCTCGTGGACGCCGTCGTATCGCCCGGGAACGCTCGGCCGGAGGTCGTCGCGCGGGATCCGAGGGACCCGAAGGCGGTGAAGGCAGCCGTGCAGCGAAAACTCGCCCACGCGCGCGTGGTGCTGGCGCGGCGGACCGCCCCGGGCTCCGCGCCGTCCGGCGCAGACGCGGCCAAGGCCGGGAAGGCCGTCGCCTTCGCCCGGGCCCAGCTCGGCAAGCCGTGCGTGTGGGGTGCCGCCGGCCCCGGCTCCTACGACTGCTCGGGCCTGACCCAGGCCGCCTGGAAGTCCGCCGGCGTCACCCTGCCGCGTACCGCCCGTGACCAGGCCGCCGCCGGCACCACGGTCCCGCCGGCCGACGCCCGCCCCGGCGATCTCGTCCTCTTCCACGACGACCGCCGACACGTCGGGCTCTGCACGGGCGACGGCATGATGATCCACGCGCCCAGACCGGGCGCGTACGTCCGTGAGGAACCGATGTCCTCCGCCGGCGAGTCGGCCGTCCACAGCGTGGTGCGGCCGGTCTGA
- a CDS encoding C40 family peptidase translates to MATHRKPRQRSLSGHTARTAATLALAGVATATGFDGTGHAEPELTPGQVRAEVNRLYREAETATEKYDGAEEQSSAAQRRIAGLQDQAARRQQRLSSARDALGTIAAAQYRDGGVDPAWQLALSSDPDRYLDDAAFAERAGHRQAAAVSRVRDQLREIERLRGAARIELKSLRSRQAELNRQKRTVTGKLDEARRLLARLTPRQRTEVTDADGGSRHVSRSATGPREPMRTGAFPAVTARAAAAVAYAYGKLGTPYVWGATGPNAFDCSGLVQAAYRSAGISLPRTTYAQIAAGRRVARSELQPGDLVFFYSGISHVGIYVGNGQMIHAPNPSAPVRLAPVDQMPFAGATRVA, encoded by the coding sequence GTGGCAACGCACCGCAAGCCCCGGCAACGCTCGCTCAGTGGCCATACGGCTCGCACAGCCGCCACACTCGCCCTGGCGGGCGTGGCCACCGCGACGGGCTTCGACGGGACGGGCCACGCCGAGCCCGAGCTGACGCCCGGGCAGGTGAGGGCCGAGGTGAACCGCCTGTACCGGGAGGCCGAGACGGCCACCGAGAAGTACGACGGGGCCGAGGAACAGTCGTCGGCGGCCCAGAGGCGGATCGCCGGGCTGCAGGACCAGGCCGCCCGCAGACAGCAGAGGCTCAGCTCGGCCCGCGACGCACTGGGCACGATCGCGGCGGCGCAGTACCGGGACGGCGGCGTCGACCCGGCCTGGCAGCTCGCCCTCTCCAGCGACCCCGACCGATACCTGGACGACGCCGCGTTCGCGGAACGGGCCGGCCACCGGCAGGCCGCCGCCGTGTCCCGGGTGCGCGACCAACTGCGGGAGATCGAGCGGTTACGCGGTGCCGCCCGCATCGAACTGAAGTCGCTGCGCTCACGGCAGGCCGAGCTGAACCGGCAGAAGAGGACCGTCACCGGCAAGCTGGACGAGGCCCGGCGGCTGCTCGCGCGACTGACGCCCCGGCAGCGGACCGAGGTCACCGACGCCGACGGCGGGAGCCGGCACGTCTCCCGGTCGGCCACGGGTCCGCGGGAGCCGATGCGGACCGGGGCCTTCCCTGCCGTCACCGCACGCGCGGCGGCGGCCGTCGCCTACGCCTACGGCAAACTGGGCACCCCTTATGTGTGGGGCGCGACCGGACCGAACGCCTTCGACTGCTCGGGACTGGTCCAGGCCGCCTACCGCTCGGCCGGCATCTCCCTGCCCCGCACCACCTACGCCCAGATCGCCGCGGGCCGGCGGGTGGCCCGCTCCGAACTCCAGCCGGGCGACCTGGTGTTCTTCTACTCCGGGATCAGTCACGTCGGCATCTACGTGGGCAACGGCCAGATGATCCACGCCCCGAACCCGTCGGCCCCCGTCCGCCTGGCCCCGGTCGATCAGATGCCGTTCGCGGGAGCGACCCGGGTGGCGTGA
- a CDS encoding ATP-binding protein translates to MPEAASPPLDDPRPPRKLYRSSDGRWLGGVARGLAGHLGLPVVWVRLVFVGLFMADGLGALLYAAFWFFVPLGIGGVGGQKPSLVGTETSPDGRRKLVARKPDRGQIAALLLMVIVSMVFVGSVNLGGPAKAYLVPAVLVAAGVALVWRQADNARRARWVEVGRRRRTLTLLRAAGGVLLVTAGVSAVFVLQGSTAHLGAVLQAALAVLVGITLLAGPYLVRMTQDLSEERLMRIRAQERAEVAAHVHDSVLHTLTLIQRNADNVSEVRRLARAQERDLRTWLYKPEGTGKDEEDEPDTIAEAVRRNAAEVEDKHGVPIEVVIVGDCPLDDRTGAQMQAAREAMVNAAKYGGDGGAVQVYAEVEGKSVFVSVRDRGPGFDLDSIPADRMGVRESIIGRMERNGGTARLRAVPGGGTEVELEMERAERTS, encoded by the coding sequence ATGCCGGAAGCCGCAAGCCCGCCCCTCGACGACCCGCGGCCGCCGCGCAAGCTCTACCGCAGCAGCGACGGACGCTGGCTCGGCGGAGTGGCGCGGGGCCTCGCCGGGCATCTCGGGCTGCCCGTCGTCTGGGTGCGGCTCGTCTTCGTCGGCCTGTTCATGGCAGACGGACTCGGAGCGCTGCTGTACGCGGCGTTCTGGTTCTTCGTCCCGCTCGGCATCGGCGGCGTCGGCGGCCAGAAACCGTCGCTGGTGGGCACGGAGACCTCGCCGGACGGTCGGCGCAAGCTGGTGGCCCGCAAGCCGGACCGGGGACAGATCGCCGCGCTGCTCCTCATGGTCATCGTGTCCATGGTCTTCGTAGGCAGCGTCAACCTCGGCGGCCCGGCCAAGGCCTATCTCGTGCCCGCCGTGCTCGTCGCTGCCGGTGTCGCCCTCGTCTGGCGCCAGGCGGACAACGCCCGCCGGGCCCGCTGGGTCGAGGTCGGCCGCCGGCGCCGTACCCTCACGCTGCTGCGGGCCGCCGGTGGTGTCCTGCTCGTCACGGCCGGTGTCTCGGCCGTCTTCGTCCTCCAGGGCTCGACCGCCCACCTCGGCGCCGTCCTCCAGGCCGCGCTCGCCGTTCTGGTGGGCATCACCCTGCTCGCCGGGCCGTATCTGGTCCGCATGACCCAGGACCTGTCCGAGGAGCGCCTGATGCGCATCCGCGCCCAGGAACGCGCGGAGGTCGCCGCCCATGTGCACGACTCCGTGCTGCACACCCTCACCCTGATCCAGCGCAACGCCGACAACGTGAGCGAGGTGCGCCGTCTCGCTCGCGCCCAGGAGCGCGACCTGCGCACCTGGCTGTACAAGCCGGAGGGCACCGGCAAGGACGAGGAGGACGAACCGGACACGATCGCCGAGGCGGTGCGGCGCAACGCCGCCGAGGTGGAGGACAAGCACGGTGTGCCCATAGAGGTCGTCATCGTCGGTGACTGCCCGCTGGACGACAGGACCGGGGCGCAGATGCAGGCGGCGCGCGAGGCGATGGTGAACGCCGCCAAGTACGGTGGCGACGGCGGTGCCGTACAGGTGTACGCCGAAGTCGAGGGGAAGTCGGTCTTCGTGTCCGTGCGTGACCGGGGCCCCGGCTTCGATCTCGACTCGATACCCGCCGACCGCATGGGCGTCAGAGAATCGATCATCGGCCGTATGGAACGCAACGGCGGTACGGCCCGGCTGCGGGCGGTGCCGGGGGGCGGGACCGAGGTCGAGCTGGAGATGGAGAGGGCGGAGAGGACGTCATGA
- a CDS encoding PspC domain-containing protein: MTDHEHAATGPGPGSGPRPAPGTGPTDAAPAATGKAGAAGPGTHTHAHSDTDTDAGTNASTAAGSGTGGEADEREGRQDATAVSERFRRDRGHKMIAGVCAGLGRQTDMDPVIFRITLAVLSATGGLGLIFYGFAWLLVPYEDEEENELRKLFTGRVDGQALAAVLFALVGCGIFLTMLRNGGVLAFAAVLSLLLAGAGYWSRRRYAPDADPLAAQAAADAPPEAQAPPVVTYPSWWRDPIVKDGTHVGGTGYLWGPGDARDRDLTSVVDIGIATPWTHQGSVRPPRTEPPIPRGPRWIGGRLFLLALLAGGLGSGLSWDSHPLGTSLQTGLACALAVFGLGIAFSAFLGRTGAGTVFLALVTAALLAGAVALPRDITGDWREMSWKPAAAAQLRSAYDLGTGRGTLDLTRVHPGEGQTVAADVRVGAGQLKVIVPADATVRMSIDVGVGDIRLPGDSGRDVDVKPGRHKDMTLVPAEGAGDAGTLDLTLGVGVGQVEVSRAAS; this comes from the coding sequence ATGACGGATCACGAGCACGCCGCGACGGGTCCGGGACCCGGCTCCGGCCCGCGCCCGGCCCCGGGCACCGGGCCGACGGATGCCGCGCCCGCCGCGACGGGGAAGGCAGGAGCGGCCGGCCCGGGCACCCACACCCACGCCCACAGCGACACCGACACCGACGCCGGGACCAATGCCTCCACCGCTGCCGGCAGCGGCACCGGCGGCGAGGCCGACGAGCGGGAAGGACGGCAGGACGCCACCGCGGTCTCCGAGCGGTTCCGGCGCGACCGCGGACACAAGATGATCGCGGGCGTGTGCGCGGGGCTGGGACGGCAGACCGACATGGATCCGGTGATCTTCCGGATCACCCTGGCCGTGCTGTCGGCGACCGGCGGTCTGGGCCTCATCTTCTACGGCTTCGCCTGGCTGCTGGTGCCGTACGAGGACGAGGAGGAGAACGAACTCCGCAAGCTGTTCACGGGCCGCGTCGACGGCCAGGCGCTGGCCGCCGTGCTGTTCGCGCTGGTCGGCTGCGGGATCTTCCTGACGATGCTGAGAAACGGCGGGGTGCTGGCCTTCGCCGCGGTGCTCTCGCTGCTGCTCGCGGGCGCCGGGTACTGGTCGCGGCGCCGTTACGCCCCCGACGCCGACCCACTGGCCGCGCAGGCCGCCGCCGACGCCCCGCCGGAGGCCCAGGCGCCGCCGGTCGTCACCTACCCGTCCTGGTGGCGGGACCCGATCGTCAAGGACGGCACCCATGTCGGCGGCACCGGCTATCTGTGGGGGCCCGGCGACGCCCGGGACCGGGACCTCACCTCGGTCGTCGACATCGGCATCGCCACCCCCTGGACGCATCAGGGGTCCGTACGGCCGCCCCGCACCGAGCCCCCGATACCGCGCGGCCCCCGCTGGATCGGTGGCCGGCTGTTCCTGCTGGCCCTGCTGGCGGGCGGCCTGGGCAGCGGGCTCAGCTGGGACAGCCACCCGCTGGGCACCAGCCTCCAGACCGGACTGGCGTGCGCGCTGGCGGTGTTCGGCCTGGGTATCGCGTTCAGCGCGTTCCTGGGCCGGACCGGGGCGGGCACGGTGTTCCTGGCGCTCGTCACGGCGGCCCTCCTGGCCGGGGCGGTGGCCCTGCCCCGGGACATCACCGGCGACTGGAGAGAGATGTCCTGGAAACCGGCCGCCGCAGCCCAGCTACGGTCGGCGTACGACCTCGGCACCGGCCGGGGCACCCTGGACCTGACCCGGGTGCATCCGGGCGAGGGGCAGACGGTCGCCGCGGACGTCCGGGTGGGCGCGGGACAGCTCAAGGTGATCGTGCCGGCGGACGCGACCGTGCGGATGAGCATCGATGTGGGCGTGGGCGACATCCGGTTGCCCGGGGACAGCGGAAGGGACGTGGACGTGAAACCCGGCAGGCACAAGGACATGACGCTGGTGCCGGCCGAGGGTGCCGGGGACGCAGGCACGCTGGACCTGACGCTCGGCGTCGGAGTGGGACAGGTGGAGGTCAGCCGTGCTGCGTCATGA
- a CDS encoding DoxX family protein, protein MTHGMRTDTYTNRLNGPRPWRDAATHYALLPLRVFLGVTFVYAGLNKLTDSAFLHSSGVGSIGETLRAARGSAAVPALIDLALKSPVGFGYAIALAELAVGIGTLLGLFGRLAALGGALISLSLWLTVSWATTPYYYGNDLAYLMAWLPLVLAGAPYLSLDAAWRARRQRAGGYR, encoded by the coding sequence ATGACTCACGGCATGCGGACGGACACGTACACCAACCGCCTGAACGGTCCCCGTCCCTGGCGGGACGCCGCCACCCACTACGCCCTGCTGCCGCTGCGCGTCTTCCTCGGGGTCACCTTCGTCTACGCCGGCCTGAACAAGCTCACCGACAGCGCGTTCCTCCACTCCAGCGGTGTCGGCTCGATCGGCGAGACCCTCCGCGCGGCCCGCGGCTCCGCCGCCGTCCCGGCCCTGATCGACCTGGCCCTGAAGAGCCCGGTCGGCTTCGGCTACGCCATCGCCCTCGCCGAGCTGGCCGTCGGCATCGGCACCCTGCTGGGTCTCTTCGGCCGGCTGGCCGCGCTCGGCGGCGCGCTGATCTCGCTCAGCCTCTGGCTCACGGTGAGCTGGGCCACCACCCCCTACTACTACGGCAACGACCTCGCCTACCTGATGGCCTGGCTCCCCCTCGTGCTCGCCGGTGCCCCGTACCTCTCCCTGGACGCGGCCTGGCGGGCCCGGCGGCAGCGGGCCGGCGGCTACCGCTAA
- a CDS encoding pyridoxamine 5'-phosphate oxidase family protein, whose protein sequence is MNWAAFSTAAPELAATTEKRFGAYRHHVLATLRKDGSPRTSGLEVRFLGGELWLGMMPGSLKALDLRRDPRFALQANPGEGTGMGGGDVRVSGRAYEVEDGAAKAAYVKEVEPPQPFHLFRTELTEVVRTSVEDDRYLVTRVWKPGEPVRTLRRS, encoded by the coding sequence ATGAACTGGGCAGCCTTCAGCACCGCCGCACCCGAACTGGCGGCGACCACCGAGAAGCGTTTCGGCGCGTACCGTCATCATGTTCTCGCGACCCTCCGCAAGGACGGTTCGCCCCGCACGTCCGGCCTCGAGGTCCGTTTCCTGGGCGGGGAACTCTGGCTCGGCATGATGCCGGGCTCCCTCAAGGCCCTCGACCTGCGCCGCGACCCCCGCTTCGCCCTCCAGGCCAACCCCGGCGAGGGGACGGGCATGGGCGGTGGAGACGTACGGGTCAGCGGGCGGGCGTACGAGGTGGAGGACGGCGCGGCGAAGGCCGCGTACGTGAAAGAGGTGGAACCGCCGCAGCCGTTCCACCTCTTCCGCACCGAGCTGACGGAGGTCGTACGGACCTCCGTCGAGGACGACAGGTATCTCGTCACCCGTGTCTGGAAGCCGGGAGAGCCGGTGCGCACTCTCCGGCGGAGCTAG